A genome region from Coregonus clupeaformis isolate EN_2021a unplaced genomic scaffold, ASM2061545v1 scaf0248, whole genome shotgun sequence includes the following:
- the LOC123484262 gene encoding FRAS1-related extracellular matrix protein 2-like codes for MVLFYIFIVFVASLSGISLAQLPESYGLSFPLRSELSEDAILVANNGIRVPFGRSVFIDPVNDLVIQTQLGDRCSITVLDNDPLSQRPGHLSPKKFPCDFGPNDVTYTHFGSRSLAEDRVRVQLRYDTQTDTVIIPFMTEVEVVFTQLEVLTKNMPLTVVKLNGVSNAIDKNILEFTYDRNSHKCKVNSLANVSALPKYGRLVDDGLTKIMDCDEFIQSDIRYEHTFVHKSPNRDYVPMVVQLCDKEGNILKEEYFQLMIRIREGEANTPPKPSFTAMMMMEVSQFVMTALTPDMLAAEDLESDPDELIFNITSPLSYEDGYIVSTDDRNLPITSFNQRDLRDLKIAYKPPSLDSDTERIFQIEFEVVDPDVAVSDPFAFMIVVKPMNSLAPVVTRNTGQLLYEGQSRPLFSTHNLEISDEDDLDGVTVTVVDGLRHGDLTVLGSRRTYFTAADLNSGVVIYQHDGSDTYNDNIIFRMTDGKNQVEFLFPLTIVPTDDEPPIINVNTGLVLFKNQIMAISPLMLSATDIDSEDSTIKFMIEPPFSTIGVVLLRQSDAPEDPESWKFNAEDEVYEKEVTEWLQKDITDGKVFYKHTGPQNTDTVIDQFVFKVHDDNDPPNELGESTFIIRVLPIDDVPPELFPGTTLQVTVQEYQLTHFGKNVLRYTDLDSEDRDLKYTVIQPPTDTDENSPVVFGSIVLTESPDTEVNEFTQAQVNHHKISYSPPDQELGITAHILQFRYSVEDTAGNSIEGAFRIFLQPVNNKPPQITNTGFSVFEQGMHVISSAELDTSDPDTDSKQILFTLSQPPQHGQLQHAFSDLPKGGAFSLEDISDRKITYVQNGDETVSDVFQLDISDGLHVVTVKVRVVVKPIDDETPTVSLPAGAIGSHMDVLENGATEITTSVLQGRDEDTDDLQLTFIIEDAPMFGDILVAGAPAVKFTQADIINGLVMYAHTGGEIGLMSIKDGFNLTLTDMSDDWSMGGNKVNGVHVRVTIIPVDNQAPEVTVGDQFSVIEGEKYAIGAQYLNAEDRDTPSDDILCTIIVQSTSGYVENISPAPGSESSRSGIAVSAFYIRDVREGHVYYVQSIHKGVEPVEDRFTFRCSDGINFSERHFFPIVIIPANDEKPEIYLREIVVMEGMNIVIDTHLLNGADTDFPAEELTFIISKPPKHGFILNQLATGSVPVINFTLAQIGEASSIIYEHDDSETTEDSFDVILTDRKYSVEKTAMVMIIALDDETPRMLVNHGLEVEVGETKEINNKVLKATDLDSDDGALTYVICFGPGQGLLQRKTPSGSLENIMLGMNFTQSDVDEGSIVYTHNGQEGIRDLVKFDITDGMNPLIDRYFYITIGSIDMVFPDVVSKGVSLKEGGRVTLTTDLLSTSDLNSPDEHLVFTITRAPVRGHLECTDTPGIPIVSFTQLQLAGSKVYYIHTSDDEVKMDSFEFEVTDGYNPVFRTFRVSIMDVDNKKPVLTVHGLVVTEGQSKLLTPFELTAEDQDTADRLLKFTVTQPPMHGKLLYNHTLPVTIFTKQDLNENLISYKHDGTESSEDSFSFTVTDGTHTDFYVFPDTVFETRRPQTMKITVVAIDNGVPQLVVNKVAPTLSILSTGHLGFPMTSKVLRALDRDSVPASLVFHITTEPKHGYLINLGKGNDSIETFSQADIDDLKICYVLRNEENATTDLFLFSVEDN; via the exons ATGGTACTATTTTATATATTTATCGTCTTTGTGGCGTCGCTGTCAGGTATCAGCTTGGCTCAGCTCCCAGAGAGCTACGGATTATCTTTCCCGTTGAGGTCAGAACTGTCTGAGGATGCTATACTGGTGGCAAATAACGGAATACGCGTGCCTTTCGGGAGATCAGTTTTCATTGATCCCGTCAATGATTTGGTGATTCAAACGCAACTGGGGGACCGGTGCAGCATCACTGTTCTGGATAACGACCCGCTTTCCCAGAGACCCGGGCACCTCTCTCCCAAAAAGTTTCCGTGTGATTTCGGTCCCAACGACGTCACCTACACCCACTTCGGGTCGAGGAGCCTGGCTGAGGACAGAGTGAGGGTACAGCTCAGGTATGACACTCAAACCGACACCGTTATCATACCATTCATGACGGAGGTAGAAGTGGTTTTTACGCAACTGGAGGTGCTCACCAAAAACATGCCGCTGACCGTTGTTAAACTGAACGGCGTTAGTAATGCCATTGATAAAAATATTTTGGAATTCACTTATGACAGAAACTCTCATAAATGCAAGGTCAATTCTTTAGCGAATGTTAGCGCTCTCCCGAAGTACGGAAGACTTGTAGATGATGGACTCACTAAAATTATGGACTGTGACGAATTCATTCAATCGGACATCCGTTATGAGCACACGTTTGTTCACAAATCCCCCAACAGAGACTACGTGCCCATGGTTGTTCAACTATGTGATAAAGAGGGAAACATACTAAAAGAGGAGTATTTCCAACTGATGATCCGTATCAGGGAGGGAGAGGCAAACACTCCTCCTAAACCCAGTTTCACGGCCATGATGATGATGGAGGTGAGTCAGTTTGTGATGACAGCTCTGACCCCTGACATGCTGGCTGCGGAGGACCTCGAGTCGGACCCTGATGAACTTATCTTCAACATCACCTCACCCCTCTCTTATGAGGATGGTTATATAGTCAGCACGGACGATAGGAACCTGCCCATCACCTCGTTTAACCAGAGAGACCTACGGGACCTGAAGATAGCCTACAAACCCCCGTCCCTGGACTCGGACACGGAGAGGATCTTCCAGATAGAGTTTGAGGTGGTGGATCCGGACGTGGCAGTCTCGGACCCCTTCGCGTTCATGATCGTGGTGAAGCCGATGAACTCGCTGGCGCCGGTCGTGACGCGGAACACGGGTCAGCTGCTCTACGAAGGTCAGTCCCGCCCCCTTTTCTCTACCCACAACCTGGAGATTAGCGACGAGGACGACCTGGACGGTGTTACGGTAACCGTCGTCGACGGGCTCCGTCATGGTGACCTCACAGTCCTGGGGTCGCGCAGGACGTACTTCACGGCTGCCGACCTGAATTCGGGCGTGGTCATCTACCAACACGATGGCAGCGACACGTACAACGACAACATAATCTTCAGGATGACAGATGGCAAGAACCAG gtggagTTTCTGTTTCCCTTGACAATTGTTCCCACGGACGACGAGCCTCCCATCATCAATGTCAACACTGGCCTGGTGCTCTTCAAGAACCAGATTATGGCCATCTCTCCTCTGATGCTCAGCGCCACTGACATCGACTCGGAGGATTCCACGATCAAGTTCATGATCGAGCCGCCATTCTCGACCATCGGGGTGGTGCTGCTGAGGCAGTCCGACGCCCCAGAGGACCCAGAGTCGTGGAAGTTCAATGCTGAGGATGAGGTGTATGAGAAGGAGGTGACAGAGTGGCTGCAGAAGGACATCACAGATGGGAAGGTGTTCTATAAACACACCGGACCACAAAACACTGACACGGTCATAGACCAATTTGTGTTCAAAGTCCATGACGACAACGATCCGCCTAACGAATTGGGCGAGAGCACGTTCATCATCAGGGTTCTACCCATCGACGATGTTCCCCCTGAGCTGTTTCCCGGTACCACGCTCCAAGTGACTGTTCAGGAGTACCAGCTGACTCATTTCGGTAAGAACGTGCTCCGCTACACCGATCTAGACTCTGAGGATCGCGACCTGAAATACACAGTGATCCAGCCGCCGACGGACACAGACGAGAACAGCCCGGTGGTGTTCGGGTCCATTGTTCTGACCGAGAGCCCCGACACTGAGGTCAACGAGTTCACGCAGGCTCAGGTTAACCACCACAAGATCTCCTACAGTCCTCCCGACCAGGAGCTGGGCATCACAGCTCACATCCTCCAGTTCCGGTACTCCGTCGAAGACACGGCCGGGAATAGCATAGAGGGGGCTTTCAGGATTTTCCTCCAGCCAGTTAACAACAAACCACCACAGATCACTAATACTGGCTTTTCTGTCTTTGAGCAAGGCATGCATGTTATATCCAGTGCTGAGTTGGACACATCAGACCCTGACACAGACAGTAAACAGATATTGTTCACCCTCAGCCAGCCTCCGCAGCACGGCCAACTCCAGCATGCCTTCTCAGACCTACCCAAAGGGGGTGCTTTCTCCCTAGAGGACATctcggacaggaagatcacataTGTCCAAAACGGCGACGAGACGGTGAGCGACGTGTTCCAACTCGACATCAGCGATGGACTCCACGTCGTCACGGTGAAGGTCAGAGTCGTTGTGAAGCCCATAGACGACGAGACACCGACTGTCAGTTTACCGGCCGGGGCGATCGGGTCACACATGGACGTCCTGGAGAATGGAGCTACGGAGATCACCACAAGCGTCCTCCAGGGGCGGGACGAGGACACCGACGACCTCCAGCTGACCTTCATCATCGAGGATGCGCCCATGTTTGGAGACATCCTGGTTGCCGGGGCGCCCGCCGTGAAGTTCACCCAAGCCGACATCATCAACGGTTTAGTGATGTACGCCCACACGGGCGGAGAGATTGGCCTGATGTCCATCAAGGACGGCTTCAACCTCACCCTAACTGACATGTCAGATGACTGGTCAATGGGCGGGAACAAGGTCAACGGTGTCCACGTCCGCGTCACAATCATTCCCGTCGACAACCAGGCCCCCGAGGTAACCGTGGGTGACCAGTTCAGCGTCATCGAAGGAGAGAAGTATGCCATCGGAGCACAGTATTTAAATGCTGAAGACAGAGACACTCCCAGTGATGATATTCTCTGCACCATCATCGTCCAGTCAACGTCTGGTTATGTGGAGAACATCTCCCCAGCTCCTGGATCAGAGAGTTCACGGTCAGGGATTGCAGTCAGCGCCTTCTACATCAGAGACGTCAGAGAAGGACATGTGTATTATGTTCAGAGTATCCACAAGGGGGTAGAGCCCGTGGAGGACAGGTTCACATTTAGATGTTCCGACGGTATCAACTTCTCAGAAAGGCATTTCTTCCCTATAGTGATTATTCCTGCTAATGATGAAAAGCCAGAGATTTACTTGAGGGAGATAGTTGTGATGGAGGGGATGAATATAGTCATAGACACTCATCTCCTGAACGGAGCAGACACTGATTTCCCAGCAGAGGAGCTGACTTTCATCATCTCCAAACCGCCCAAACACGGCTTCATCCTCAACCAGCTAGCCACAGGCTCAGTCCCAGTCATAAACTTCACCTTAGCGCAGATCGGGGAAGCTTCCAGTATAATCTACGAACATGACGACTCTGAGACCACCGAGGACAGCTTTGACGTCATTCTAACAGACAGGAAATATTCGGTAGAGAAAACCGCCATGGTTATGATCATCGCCCTTGATGACGAGACCCCGAGAATGCTGGTCAATCACGGtctggaggtggaggtaggtgaGACGAAAGAGATCAACAACAAGGTCCTCAAAGCCACAGATCTAGACTCGGATGATGGAGCGTTGACCTATGTGATCTGCTTCGGTCCTGGTCAGGGTCTTCTTCAGAGGAAAACCCCATCTGGTTCTCTAGAGAACATCATGTTAGGCATGAACTTCACACAGAGTGATGTGGACGAAGGGTCGATCGTTTACACACACAATGGTCAGGAAGGCATCCGTGACCTGGTCAAGTTCGACATCACCGACGGCATGAACCCTCTGATCGATCGTTACTTCTACATCACCATCGGGAGCATCGACATGGTCTTCCCAGACGTGGTCAGCAAAGGAGTCTCTCTGAAGGAAGGCGGTAGAGTGACATTGACCACAGATCTTCTCAGTACTAGCGATCTCAACAGTCCAGATGAACATCTGGTGTTCACCATCACCAGAGCTCCAGTTAGAGGACACCTGGAGTGTACTGATACACCAGGGATCCCCATCGTGTCGTTCACCCAACTCCAGCTGGCTGGCAGTAAAGTCTACTACATCCATACCTCGGACGACGAAGTCAAGATGGACAGTTTCGAGTTTGAGGTAACCGACGGTTACAACCCGGTGTTCCGTACGTTCCGAGTCTCTATCATGGACGTGGATAACAAGAAACCAGTTTTAACGGTACACGGACTCGTGGTCACCGAGGGGCAGAGTAAACTCCTCACGCCATTCGAGCTGACCGCCGAGGACCAGGACACAGCTGACCGGTTGTTGAAGTTCACCGTCACCCAACCACCGATGCACGGCAAACTCCTCTATAACCACACCTTACCGGTCACCATCTTCACCAAGCAAGACCTCAACGAGAACCTCATCAGCTACAAACATGACGGCACAGAGTCCTCCGAAGACTCCTTCTCATTTACTGTGACCGACGGGACTCACACCGACTTCTACGTGTTCCCCGACACTGTGTTCGAGACGCGGCGCCCCCAGACGATGAAGATCACGGTGGTGGCCATAGATAACGGTGTCCCCCAGCTGGTGGTGAATAAGGTCGCCCCGACACTGAGTATCCTGTCAACGGGGCACCTGGGGTTCCCCATGACCTCCAAGGTTCTACGGGCGTTAGACAGGGACAGCGTTCCGGCTTCCTTAGTGTTCCACATCACCACGGAACCCAAGCATGGTTACCTCATCAACCTGGGAAAAGGGAACGACTCCATCGAGACCTTCAGTCAAG